The following coding sequences are from one Acipenser ruthenus chromosome 7, fAciRut3.2 maternal haplotype, whole genome shotgun sequence window:
- the LOC117416182 gene encoding synaptosomal-associated protein 25-like, which produces MATETAMPTEMDDLQRRADQVTDESLESTRRMMQLVEESKDAGIRTLVMLDEQGEQLERVEDGLDQINQNMKEAEKNLTNLGKCCGLCSCEKLKDFEAGGAYKKVWGNNQDAVVSNQPLSRVVDEREKMTMSGGHIRRVTNDAREDEMDENLEQVGSILGNLRNMALDMGNEIDTQNIQIDRIMDKATVNNSRITEANQRATKLMSA; this is translated from the exons ATGGCTACAGAGACAGCCATGCCCACGGAAATGGATGATCTGCAGAGACGGGCAGATCAAGTCACTGACGAG tCCTTGGAAAGCACTCGTCGGATGATGCAATTAGTGGAAGAG AGCAAAGATGCTGGGATCAGGACGTTGGTCATGCTGGACGAGCAAGGAG AGCAACTGGAAAGAGTCGAGGACGGGCTGGACCAGATCAATCAGAACATGAAAGAGGCTGAAAAAAACCTCACCAACCTGGGCAAGTGCTGCGGTCTTTGCTCCTGCGAGAA ACTGAAGGATTTCGAGGCGGGTGGCGCCTATAAAAAAGTCTGGGGGAACAACCAGGATGCTGTGGTCTCCAATCAGCCTCTCTCCCGCGTGGTGGACGAGAGGGAGAAGATGACCATGAGTGGGGGACACATCCGCAG ggtcACCAATGACGCCCGGGAGGATGAGATGGATGAGAATCTGGAGCAGGTGGGCAGTATCCTGGGCAACCTGCGGAACATGGCCCTGGACATGGGCAACGAGATCGACACCCAGAACATTCAGATTGACCGGATCATGGACAAG gcaaccGTCAATAATAGCCGCATCACAGAAGCCAACCAGAGGGCTACCAAGCTGATGTCAGCATGA